The following coding sequences lie in one Panicum virgatum strain AP13 chromosome 6N, P.virgatum_v5, whole genome shotgun sequence genomic window:
- the LOC120679808 gene encoding zinc finger protein CO3-like, whose translation MMGSEGSTSTAAGCAVCGGAAAVYCAADAAALCSPCDAAVHAANLLASRHERVPVAMAAAAAASGVYDDLFAPDDVDAASSWPAAAPAQGQGSPHQNGSSSTSFTTRDSGAEGRSLFDLLSDVDLAAAACATGGGYLPDGVAPVHHGGAAPLWAQPGMAAWAAAWSPEDAAAVVVPGAAAVVAAAAERVARVQRYREKRKNRKFQKTIRYASRKAYAEARPRIKGRFVKRVAAASSDTDAAATNASDTAKFWLSFSDDARDDGVGLYVDAAAYGVVPTF comes from the coding sequence ATGATGGGAAGCGAAGGCAGCACGAGCACAGCGGCGGGGTGCGCTgtctgcggcggcgccgcggcggtgtACTGCGCGGCGGACGCTGCGGCGCTCTGCAGCCCCTGCGACGCCGCTGTGCACGCGGCCAACCTGCTGGCGTCGCGCCACGAGCGCGTGCctgtcgccatggccgccgccgcggcggcatcCGGCGTGTACGACGACCTCTTCGCGCCCGACGACGTCGACGCCGCGTcgtcgtggccggcggcggcgcccgcgcagGGGCAGGGGAGCCCCCACCAGAACGGCAGCTCGTCCACCAGCTTCACCACCAGGGACAGCGGCGCGGAGGGCAGGAGCCTGTTCGACCTGCTCTCCGACGTCgacctcgccgcggcggcctgcgccACGGGCGGCGGGTACCTGCCGGACGGCGTGGCGCCCGTCCatcacggcggcgcggcaccgcTGTGGGCGCAGCCTGGCATGGCCGCGTGGGCGGCCGCGTGGTCCCCAGAGGATGCCGCGGCCGTCGTCgtcccgggcgccgccgccgtggtcgccgcggcggcggagcgggtggCGAGGGTGCAGAGGTACCGCGAGAAGCGCAAGAACCGCAAGTTCCAGAAGACCATCCGCTACGCGTCCCGCAAGGCCTACGCCGAGGCCCGCCCGAGGATCAAGGGCCGCTTCGTCAAGCGCGTCGCCGCTGCATCGTCGGacaccgacgccgccgccacgaacGCCTCCGACACGGCCAAGTTCTGGCTCTCCTTCTCCGACGACGCCCGCGACGACGGCGTCGGGCTCTACGTCGACGC
- the LOC120678687 gene encoding ADP-ribosylation factor 3, whose product MGIVFTRLFSSLFGNREARILVLGLDNAGKTTILYRLQMGEVVSTIPTIGFNVETVQYNNIKFQVWDLGGQTSIRPYWRCYFPNTQAIIYVVDSSDTDRLVTAKEEFHAILEEDELKGAVVLVYANKQDLPGALDDAAITESLELHKIKSRQWAIFKTSAIKGEGLFEGLDWLSNTLKSGSS is encoded by the exons ATGGGCATCGTCTTCACGCGGCTCTTCTCGTCGCTCTTCGGCAACCGCGAGGCCCGCATCCTGGTCCTCGGCCTCGACAATGCCGGCAAGACCACCATACTCT ATCGGCTGCAGATGGGGGAGGTCGTCTCCACGATCCCAA CGATCGGGTTCAACGTGGAGACGGTGCAGTACAATAACATCAAGTTCCAAGTATGGGATCTCG GTGGTCAAACAAGCATCAG GCCATACTGGCGGTGCTACTTTCCAAACACCCAGGCTATCATATATGTTGTTGACTCAAGCGATACAGATAGGCTTGTAACAGCAAAGGAAGAATTCCATGCCATCCTTGAG GAGGATGAGCTAAAAGGTGCTGTTGTCCTTGTATATGCAAATAAGCAG GATCTTCCAGGTGCTCTCGATGATGCTGCCATAACAGAGTCATTAGAACTCCACAAGATCAAGAGCCGCCAATGGGCGATTTTCAAAACATCTGCCATAAAGGGAGAGGGACTTTTCGAAGGTTTGGACTG GCTCAGTAACACACTCAAATCCGGAAGCAGCTAA